A genomic stretch from Aedes albopictus strain Foshan chromosome 2, AalbF5, whole genome shotgun sequence includes:
- the LOC109413999 gene encoding uncharacterized protein LOC109413999 codes for MIIELCVFQLLSNTCPSASDLFLDKSPCWMVLTFQFRNMKFRALSSSSAVVSWNVATLLVLVLSWTTHVASGQDLSNPDMQSMLVEYDSEHMVESYRFKYSTADGQFREETGMLMNPGTPDEELVVMGMYGYETDDGTEVMVMYVSGKSGYRAKTKTRKLAESERKKKLFASLIG; via the exons ATGATTATTGAATTATGTGTATTCCAACTTCTTTCAAATACCTGCCCCAGCGCATCGGATTTGTTTCTCGATAAAAGCCCCTGCTGGATGGTCCTAACCTTTCAGTTTAGAAATATGAAGTTTCGTGCATTGTCGAGTTCATCAGCCGTGGTCAGCTGGAATGTCGCCACGCTGCTGGTTCTAGTTCTATCGTGGACAACGCACGTTGCCTCCGGACAAGATCTAAGCAATCCCGATATGCAGTCCATGCTGGTTGAATATGACTCGGAACACATGGTGGAGAGCTACCGCTTCAA ATACTCCACGGCCGACGGGCAGTTTCGCGAGGAAACCGGTATGCTGATGAATCCTGGCACTCCGGACGAGGAACTGGTGGTGATGGGTATGTACGGCTACGAAACGGACGATGGCACCGAAGTTATGGTGATGTACGTAAGCGGCAAAAGTGGATACCGTGCCAAGACGAAAACGCGCAAACTGGCAGAGTCAGAACGAAAGAAAAAGTTATTTGCATCGCTGATTGGATAA
- the LOC109399172 gene encoding larval cuticle protein 65Ag1-like produces the protein MISCLALGGFILALLPQLVGSFFRVMALKEIVVIFAMAFIALNAAPVDDSSAATIVRQEFVRTDDGYRFEYETSDGQTRQEEGKLVTDADGKQYMKVHGSFSYIGPDGNTYYGSYEADKDGYQFTPTEPSVGIPNSALLSLVG, from the exons ATGATTTCATGTTTAGCGCTGGGCGGGTTTATTTTGGCACTGCTACCGCAGCTGGTTGGGTCATTTTTTCGAGTGATGGCTTTGAAAGAG ATCGTTGTGATTTTCGCGATGGCGTTCATTGCATTGAACGCTGCACCCGTTGATGACAGCTCCGCGGCAACCATCGTTCGCCAGGAGTTCGTGAGAACTGATGATGGCTATAGATTTGA GTATGAAACAAGTGATGGACAAACCAGACAAGAGGAAGGAAAACTCGTGACGGATGCCGATGGAAAGCAATATATGAAGGTACACGGATCATTCAGTTACATTGGTCCTGACGGAAACACCTACTATGGCAGCTATGAAGCGGATAAGGATGGATACCAGTTTACGCCCACTGAGCCATCTGTCGGTATTCCAAACAGTGCGCTACTGTCATTGGTGGGTTGA
- the LOC109399160 gene encoding endocuticle structural glycoprotein SgAbd-5, with amino-acid sequence MKLLIVFSFTLLACTLAAPQDEVQIVQFTNENNLDGGYNFAYEQSDGQKREETGVLKPVEGAEAPAISITGSYEFTDPNGQRFRVDYTADERGYRPTVTKL; translated from the exons ATGAAGCTTTTG ATTGTGTTCTCGTTCACTCTCTTGGCATGTACCCTAGCAGCGCCACAGGATGAAGTTCAAATCGTGCAGTTTACAAACGAGAACAACCTCGATGGGGGCTACAACTTCGC ATACGAACAATCCGATGGCCAGAAGCGCGAGGAGACCGGTGTCCTGAAACCGGTGGAGGGTGCCGAAGCTCCAGCCATTTCCATCACGGGATCGTACGAATTCACCGATCCAAATGGGCAACGATTCCGAGTGGACTACACTGCCGATGAGCGTGGATATCGGCCAACGGTTACCAAACTGTAA